In Xanthocytophaga agilis, a genomic segment contains:
- a CDS encoding Ser-Thr-rich GPI-anchored membrane family protein produces MRKLYFLSYFLTFFLVGLSASAQTVSNIRAESIGNLVIILYDLAGSINGQLYRVSVYSSKNDMQEALLYVRGDVGENIAPGKNKRIEWGAKKEIGNFDGTLNFKIEAVLTFSPIVLKTPSKETIARRGRNYEITWAGGVEKENLQLELWKDSTLRFIITRTPNEGKYTWEIPIDLLPDDVYKIRLMSVNAPTNFRFSEPFEIRRKIPLAYKLAPAGVLAGVGIYLLLQKPAELPPIDKPDGPPDDPK; encoded by the coding sequence ATGAGAAAACTCTACTTCCTCAGTTACTTCCTTACCTTCTTTCTTGTAGGGTTGAGTGCTTCTGCGCAAACAGTCTCCAATATCAGGGCCGAAAGTATTGGCAACCTGGTGATTATATTGTATGACCTTGCAGGTAGTATAAACGGGCAATTATATCGGGTAAGTGTATATAGTTCAAAAAACGATATGCAGGAAGCCCTCTTGTATGTGAGAGGTGATGTTGGAGAAAACATTGCTCCCGGTAAGAACAAGCGTATTGAATGGGGGGCCAAAAAGGAAATAGGAAATTTTGATGGGACTTTAAATTTTAAAATAGAGGCCGTACTAACCTTTTCTCCTATCGTACTCAAAACTCCTTCTAAAGAGACCATTGCCAGAAGAGGGCGTAATTATGAAATTACATGGGCAGGGGGAGTGGAAAAGGAAAATCTTCAATTGGAACTCTGGAAAGATAGTACCTTACGTTTTATTATAACCCGTACTCCTAATGAGGGAAAATACACTTGGGAGATTCCAATAGACCTTCTACCCGATGATGTCTACAAAATTCGGTTAATGAGTGTAAATGCTCCCACTAATTTTCGATTTAGTGAACCATTTGAAATCAGGCGAAAAATCCCTCTGGCATATAAGCTTGCTCCTGCTGGTGTACTAGCTGGAGTTGGAATCTATCTTTTGTTACAAAAGCCTGCAGAACTACCTCCTATTGATAAGCCAGATGGACCTCCTGATGATCCTAAATAA
- a CDS encoding sigma-70 family RNA polymerase sigma factor, whose product MTSQQPLSITTEIEPSSMDLQYWDQFYVSHRSEFLKWAYKHYHLLPEEAVDVYQDAIVILYENATSGKLDHLQCSVKTYFFGIAKNLISTYLKKKIKEKEKYEKLPENLSLLESLAVTERNNDWMEYSIEVVGDAIKKLSGKGQAILHLFYYEKMSLKEITQVLGYKSEDVVKTTKMRYMKILREIIESEIQYS is encoded by the coding sequence ATGACCAGCCAACAACCCCTCTCAATAACAACAGAAATTGAACCGAGTTCTATGGACCTTCAATACTGGGATCAGTTCTATGTTTCACATAGAAGTGAATTCTTAAAATGGGCATACAAACACTATCACTTACTTCCTGAAGAAGCGGTAGATGTTTATCAGGATGCCATTGTAATTCTGTATGAAAATGCTACAAGTGGCAAACTGGACCATCTGCAATGCAGTGTGAAGACCTATTTCTTTGGAATTGCAAAGAATCTTATCAGTACTTACCTGAAAAAGAAAATCAAGGAAAAAGAAAAATATGAAAAACTGCCTGAAAACCTGAGTTTGCTGGAATCATTGGCTGTAACAGAACGCAACAATGACTGGATGGAATATTCTATTGAAGTAGTCGGAGATGCCATTAAAAAGCTATCAGGTAAGGGACAAGCTATTCTGCATTTGTTCTACTATGAGAAAATGTCTCTTAAGGAGATTACACAGGTATTGGGTTATAAAAGTGAGGATGTAGTGAAAACTACCAAGATGCGTTATATGAAGATTTTAAGAGAAATTATAGAATCAGAAATTCAATATTCATAA
- a CDS encoding response regulator transcription factor, with protein MPVRVVLYEDNLDLRDSLTVLLKGTDGIEFLDAFPNCEHVIAQIGKLQPDLILMDIDMPVVNGLSGLRTVKKHFPEVNVLMLTVFEDNEYIFDAICAGAVGYLLKKTPPARLIEAIHEAQSGGAPMTSSIARKVLQMFPQTPVKSEVDNPHNLTDREREILALLVKGNSYKMIAAACSISLDTVRSHIKKIYEKLHVHSQTEAVAKAIQQRLV; from the coding sequence ATGCCTGTTCGTGTCGTTTTATATGAAGATAACCTGGATTTAAGGGATAGTCTTACCGTCCTTCTAAAAGGAACAGATGGTATCGAATTCCTGGATGCGTTCCCTAATTGTGAACATGTAATTGCACAGATTGGAAAATTGCAGCCAGACCTGATCCTGATGGATATAGATATGCCTGTAGTAAACGGTTTGAGCGGATTACGAACAGTTAAAAAGCATTTTCCGGAAGTAAATGTACTGATGCTGACTGTCTTTGAAGACAATGAGTATATTTTTGATGCAATTTGTGCAGGTGCAGTTGGCTATCTTTTAAAAAAGACACCTCCCGCACGTTTGATTGAAGCTATACATGAAGCACAAAGCGGAGGTGCCCCTATGACATCAAGTATAGCCCGAAAGGTATTACAGATGTTTCCACAGACTCCTGTCAAAAGTGAGGTAGATAATCCACATAACCTCACAGATCGGGAAAGAGAAATACTGGCTTTACTAGTCAAAGGCAATAGCTACAAAATGATTGCTGCAGCTTGTTCAATTAGCCTGGATACAGTGCGGTCTCATATCAAAAAAATTTATGAGAAGCTACATGTGCATTCTCAAACTGAAGCAGTTGCAAAAGCAATTCAACAACGACTTGTGTAG
- a CDS encoding 7TM diverse intracellular signaling domain-containing protein, translating into MKGIFTFGKLVIFWIVYVGHIDSLKAADIPIVLTNTEESVRIYKHLSYLEDATHVFTIDSLLQSPHSFSFTPFTTDRLPDLGSTASAIWLRLTVVNQSNKDWALEISNPLLEEVNFYKTSGTTIIGERQAGFFYPDAKQDIKSNFYIFSLFSPEYSSKDTITCYIRIVNSMPMQLPMQIATIRTLYEENHPIDVANGVYLGIILVMVLYNLFIYTSVRDKTYLFYVGYVLCSGIVIADFQGYVFDLVWKHTFKLFPVFDYVPVMLANILGLLFAWNFLATPSNTPKMHKGIQILLIGTVCVLIMGFGITIFRLSFYKVWCELAIQVVVFCSSVYMLGVGALLVSRNKRPAVFYVLAWTVFLVGTIIFILQIDGFIPNTFFTEHSVQIGSAVETILLSLALADRINTYKKEREDAQLQYIKQLQENEHVRNRIARDLHDDIGSTLSSIAILSQVARQRSLKSEYSGDILEKMSNSAQKMMDSLHDIVWTTQPANDSLNSITIRMREFAGEVLEAKNILYEIKVDEILLPLKLPTKRHYDFYMIFKESINNAAKYSEATHILVNLDKVNGHLRLQIQDNGKGFDIDQIKPGNGLKNMQKRAFQLEGNLHLSSNLGKGTFIEISIPITQ; encoded by the coding sequence ATGAAAGGTATTTTTACTTTTGGTAAACTAGTAATATTTTGGATTGTATACGTTGGACATATTGATTCGTTAAAGGCTGCTGATATCCCTATTGTTTTAACTAATACGGAGGAATCTGTCAGGATTTATAAGCATCTATCTTATCTGGAAGATGCAACTCATGTATTTACTATTGATAGTCTCTTGCAGTCCCCTCATTCTTTTTCTTTTACTCCCTTCACAACCGATCGACTTCCTGATCTGGGTTCTACCGCATCTGCGATCTGGCTGCGGCTTACAGTTGTAAATCAAAGTAACAAAGACTGGGCATTGGAGATTAGCAACCCTTTACTGGAGGAAGTTAACTTTTATAAAACTTCGGGAACTACTATTATAGGTGAAAGGCAGGCTGGCTTTTTCTATCCGGATGCAAAGCAGGATATTAAAAGTAACTTCTACATATTTTCTCTCTTTTCTCCTGAGTATTCATCGAAAGATACTATTACATGTTATATACGTATAGTGAATAGTATGCCAATGCAACTTCCGATGCAGATTGCAACTATCCGAACATTATATGAGGAAAATCATCCTATCGATGTGGCTAATGGGGTATATTTAGGTATTATACTGGTTATGGTATTATACAATCTGTTTATATATACCAGTGTTCGGGATAAGACTTATTTGTTTTATGTGGGGTATGTGTTATGTTCAGGTATAGTCATCGCTGATTTTCAAGGATATGTATTTGATCTGGTATGGAAACACACTTTTAAATTGTTTCCCGTGTTTGACTATGTACCTGTGATGTTGGCTAATATTCTGGGATTGTTGTTTGCCTGGAATTTTCTGGCTACACCATCCAATACACCCAAAATGCATAAAGGAATACAAATATTGTTGATTGGTACTGTATGCGTATTGATCATGGGGTTTGGAATTACAATTTTCAGACTTTCATTCTATAAAGTATGGTGTGAACTGGCTATTCAGGTAGTTGTTTTTTGTTCATCTGTGTATATGTTAGGAGTTGGTGCACTTTTGGTTAGCAGAAACAAACGCCCAGCAGTTTTTTATGTATTGGCCTGGACAGTTTTCCTGGTAGGTACAATAATTTTTATTCTGCAGATTGATGGTTTTATTCCTAATACCTTTTTTACTGAGCATTCTGTTCAGATAGGTTCAGCTGTAGAAACTATTTTGTTGTCGCTGGCTTTGGCAGATCGGATTAATACATATAAAAAAGAGAGAGAGGATGCGCAGCTACAATACATTAAACAATTGCAGGAGAATGAACATGTGAGAAACCGTATTGCCCGTGATTTGCACGATGACATTGGATCTACACTAAGCAGCATTGCCATACTTAGCCAGGTTGCCAGACAGCGGTCTCTGAAGTCTGAGTACTCTGGGGATATCCTGGAGAAGATGAGTAACAGTGCACAAAAAATGATGGATTCACTGCATGATATCGTATGGACAACACAACCAGCCAACGATTCGCTTAACAGCATTACAATACGTATGCGAGAGTTTGCAGGGGAGGTACTAGAGGCAAAAAATATTTTATATGAAATCAAGGTTGATGAAATTCTATTGCCCTTGAAGTTACCGACCAAGCGGCATTATGATTTTTACATGATTTTTAAAGAATCTATCAACAATGCAGCCAAGTATTCGGAAGCTACACACATATTGGTAAATCTGGATAAGGTTAACGGGCATCTCAGATTACAGATCCAGGACAATGGCAAGGGATTTGATATAGATCAGATAAAGCCAGGTAATGGACTTAAAAATATGCAGAAAAGAGCTTTTCAACTGGAAGGTAATTTACATCTGTCTTCTAATCTGGGTAAAGGGACTTTTATAGAGATTTCGATTCCAATCACCCAATGA
- a CDS encoding MFS transporter: MSLSARSDYDAYVVLRNHDFRLFLAMRFFLTLGIQIQGTVVGWQIYEMTKDPLSLGLIGLTEAIPFMALILYGGHLADLYSRKKLIVYTLMGYLVGAGLLFLFTLQPGDFLHQYGTFPIYAVIFMTGIARAFSGPAVSSFMPELVEKSQYANAATWNSTFWQTAAVSGPALGGFIYAIAQKWLPHVFHSSKTASNFNYGTVVSYGVVVLLVIVSIACVLFITKKPIEHKITQETLQERLGAGLRFVFRNQIIMGALSLDMFAVFFGGAVALLPIFAEKILTVGSQDWGILQDGATRLGLLRAAPSVGAAVMGLVLAHRPPLYNTGKRLFGYVAGFGLCMILFALSENFYLSFLILIVSGALDAMSVVIRGTILQLMIPYEMRGRVSAVNSIFVGSSNEIGSFESGLAAKLLGLVPSVVFGGTMTLGVVGLMSRVLPQLRDFELAKYTVSEADENKQST, translated from the coding sequence ATGTCTTTATCTGCCAGAAGTGACTATGATGCGTATGTAGTTTTGCGCAATCATGACTTTAGATTATTTCTCGCCATGCGGTTCTTTTTAACCTTAGGAATTCAGATTCAAGGTACTGTTGTTGGCTGGCAAATATATGAAATGACAAAAGATCCTCTTTCTCTTGGACTCATAGGATTAACAGAAGCCATACCATTTATGGCCCTCATTTTATATGGAGGACATCTGGCAGATTTGTATAGTCGGAAAAAACTGATTGTGTATACTCTGATGGGGTATCTAGTAGGAGCAGGATTACTATTTTTATTTACATTACAACCGGGCGACTTCCTCCATCAATATGGCACATTTCCTATTTATGCCGTTATCTTTATGACAGGAATCGCCCGTGCCTTTAGTGGCCCGGCAGTAAGCTCTTTTATGCCTGAGCTGGTAGAAAAATCCCAGTATGCGAATGCTGCTACATGGAACAGTACTTTCTGGCAAACCGCCGCTGTTTCAGGACCTGCATTGGGTGGATTTATTTATGCCATTGCACAGAAGTGGCTTCCACATGTTTTTCATTCCAGTAAAACAGCCTCTAATTTTAATTATGGTACAGTAGTCTCCTATGGCGTAGTCGTTTTATTAGTGATTGTGTCTATTGCTTGTGTATTGTTTATCACTAAGAAGCCTATAGAACATAAGATTACGCAAGAGACTTTGCAGGAACGCCTTGGGGCTGGGTTGCGCTTTGTCTTTCGGAACCAGATTATCATGGGGGCATTATCATTGGACATGTTTGCCGTATTTTTTGGTGGAGCAGTTGCTCTCTTACCCATATTTGCCGAGAAGATTCTAACAGTTGGATCACAAGATTGGGGGATTCTTCAGGATGGTGCTACACGGTTAGGATTGCTTCGGGCTGCACCTTCTGTAGGAGCGGCAGTAATGGGATTAGTGCTTGCACATCGACCTCCTTTATATAATACCGGAAAAAGATTATTTGGATATGTAGCCGGTTTTGGTTTATGTATGATCTTATTTGCTTTATCTGAAAATTTCTATTTATCTTTTCTGATATTAATTGTGAGTGGTGCTTTGGATGCTATGAGTGTTGTTATCAGAGGTACTATTCTACAATTAATGATTCCCTATGAAATGAGGGGGAGGGTTTCTGCTGTAAACAGTATTTTTGTTGGGTCATCCAACGAAATTGGTTCTTTTGAATCAGGGTTAGCGGCCAAGCTTCTGGGTCTTGTTCCATCTGTTGTTTTTGGAGGAACTATGACTCTGGGAGTAGTTGGCCTAATGAGCCGGGTGCTACCTCAATTACGTGATTTTGAATTAGCTAAGTATACTGTTTCTGAGGCAGATGAAAATAAACAATCTACATGA
- a CDS encoding DUF4142 domain-containing protein, with translation MKTQILLTMALGGLLFACDPSPNREDTKKTTEDQNEERIEATSSGNVADKKEDDAEFMIEAASGGMLEVQLANMALQKGSSPKVKEFAQMMIKDHGKANKELKALAASKNISLPEALIDKHQQVVNDLKDKSGKDFDDAYISKMKKDHKEDVEEFEEASQEATDPEIKAFATKTLPVLKNHLQHVEQMGVTRENM, from the coding sequence ATGAAAACGCAAATCTTATTAACAATGGCATTGGGAGGGTTATTATTTGCATGTGATCCATCACCCAATCGTGAAGATACAAAGAAAACTACTGAAGATCAGAATGAAGAACGGATTGAGGCTACCTCTTCTGGAAATGTAGCTGATAAAAAAGAAGATGATGCAGAGTTTATGATAGAAGCTGCCAGTGGTGGAATGCTTGAAGTTCAATTAGCAAACATGGCACTTCAGAAAGGCTCTTCTCCTAAAGTGAAAGAATTTGCACAAATGATGATTAAAGATCATGGAAAAGCCAATAAGGAACTAAAGGCGTTGGCTGCTTCTAAAAATATTTCTTTACCGGAAGCATTGATAGACAAACATCAACAAGTAGTAAATGATTTGAAAGATAAATCTGGTAAAGACTTCGATGATGCTTATATCAGCAAAATGAAAAAAGATCATAAAGAAGATGTAGAAGAGTTTGAAGAAGCTTCTCAAGAAGCTACAGATCCTGAAATCAAAGCATTTGCAACGAAGACACTTCCTGTATTGAAGAATCATTTGCAACATGTAGAACAGATGGGTGTAACCAGAGAGAATATGTAG
- a CDS encoding prolyl oligopeptidase family serine peptidase — protein MKRLFLTLAMLSTIFAVHSQQKKPVAKKTKKTPVTTPVSSDKLQYPKTQKIEHTDTYHGTTVADPYRWLENDTAKAVKDWVTAENKVTFSYLDKIPYRKDFQKAIEKVYNYPKYSAPFRKGEWFYFYKNDGLQNQSVLYRQQGLEGAPELVIDPNKLSPDGTTRLTNFSLSKDGNYAGVGLSKGGSDWQEYYVMDTKTKQNLADKLEWVKVSGISWQGNGFYYSRYPKPEGSELAAKNENHQVWFHQVGTDQSADKLVFEDKNNLQRFHITQTTEDEKFVILNISDRSKGLDGNAVYYMDDFKGRFEPMIQEITNNSYDVIDNDGKELIVLTNDGAPNYKIARFNTETSTWKTIITERSAVLTNATIAGGKLFVSYLQDVTSHVFVYDLMGNLENEIQLPGPGTASGFGGDKDDTFVFYTFTSFTYPPTIYKYDIATKKSEVFRKPEIQFNPEDYETKQVFYPSKDNTKIPMFITYKKGMKLDGNNVTLLYGYGGFNITLNPSFSPFLIPFLDQGGVYAQANLRGGGEYGEKWHEQGMKLKKQNVFDDFISAGEYLISEKYTSKEKLAIRGGSNGGLLVGAVINQRPDLFKVAIPQVGVMDMLRFHKFTIGWNWIADYGSADNAEEFKVLYGYSPIHNIKEVAYPATLITTADHDDRVVPAHSFKYAATLQEKQKGTAPVLIRVDVNSGHGASNTQKNIETTADIYSFIFYNMNVKPVFPQ, from the coding sequence ATGAAACGACTCTTTCTCACTCTGGCAATGCTGTCTACTATATTTGCAGTGCATAGTCAACAAAAAAAGCCAGTTGCAAAAAAAACTAAAAAAACGCCTGTGACTACTCCTGTATCTTCCGATAAGCTTCAATATCCCAAAACTCAGAAGATTGAACATACTGATACATATCATGGTACAACTGTAGCTGATCCTTACCGATGGCTTGAGAATGATACAGCCAAAGCTGTAAAGGATTGGGTTACGGCAGAGAACAAAGTAACTTTCAGCTATCTGGATAAAATTCCTTACCGAAAAGACTTTCAAAAAGCAATTGAAAAGGTATATAACTATCCCAAATATTCTGCGCCATTTCGCAAAGGTGAATGGTTTTACTTTTATAAAAATGATGGATTACAAAATCAGTCTGTTCTTTATCGGCAGCAGGGACTGGAAGGTGCGCCAGAACTGGTAATTGATCCAAACAAACTCTCTCCGGATGGAACTACACGCCTTACTAACTTTTCTCTTTCCAAAGATGGAAACTATGCAGGTGTTGGTCTTTCAAAAGGGGGATCTGACTGGCAGGAATACTATGTAATGGATACAAAGACCAAACAGAATCTGGCAGATAAGCTGGAATGGGTAAAGGTGTCCGGAATTTCATGGCAGGGAAATGGCTTCTATTACAGCCGTTATCCGAAACCAGAAGGTAGTGAACTAGCTGCTAAAAATGAAAATCATCAGGTATGGTTTCATCAGGTAGGTACAGATCAATCTGCAGATAAGCTTGTATTCGAAGACAAAAACAATCTTCAGCGATTCCATATTACCCAAACAACAGAAGACGAGAAATTTGTTATATTGAATATAAGTGACAGAAGCAAAGGGCTGGATGGAAATGCTGTTTATTATATGGATGATTTCAAAGGTCGGTTTGAACCTATGATTCAGGAAATTACCAATAACAGTTATGATGTAATTGACAATGATGGCAAAGAATTGATTGTATTAACCAATGATGGAGCTCCTAACTACAAAATTGCCCGATTTAATACAGAAACCAGTACCTGGAAAACTATTATCACTGAAAGAAGTGCAGTTTTAACCAATGCTACCATTGCAGGAGGTAAACTATTTGTTTCCTATCTACAGGATGTAACCAGCCATGTGTTTGTGTATGACCTAATGGGTAATCTGGAAAATGAGATCCAGCTGCCTGGCCCTGGTACAGCAAGTGGATTTGGAGGAGACAAAGATGATACTTTTGTGTTTTACACATTTACTTCTTTTACTTACCCTCCCACTATCTACAAATATGATATTGCGACTAAGAAGAGTGAAGTATTCAGAAAGCCAGAAATACAATTTAATCCAGAAGATTACGAGACCAAACAGGTATTTTATCCCAGTAAAGACAATACCAAAATACCTATGTTCATTACCTATAAAAAAGGAATGAAACTTGATGGTAACAATGTGACACTTTTGTATGGATATGGTGGCTTTAATATAACCCTTAACCCATCATTCAGTCCGTTCTTAATCCCCTTCCTGGATCAGGGAGGCGTGTATGCACAGGCTAATCTACGTGGTGGCGGCGAATATGGAGAGAAGTGGCATGAACAAGGAATGAAGCTTAAAAAACAAAATGTTTTTGATGATTTTATCAGTGCCGGGGAATATCTGATTAGTGAAAAATACACATCAAAAGAAAAACTGGCGATCCGGGGAGGTTCAAATGGAGGTTTGCTTGTTGGTGCGGTAATTAATCAGAGACCAGACCTATTTAAAGTTGCCATCCCTCAGGTAGGTGTAATGGATATGTTACGCTTCCACAAATTTACGATTGGATGGAACTGGATTGCAGATTATGGCTCTGCCGACAATGCTGAAGAGTTTAAAGTATTATATGGTTACTCTCCTATCCATAATATAAAAGAAGTAGCTTATCCGGCAACCTTGATTACAACAGCAGATCATGATGACCGGGTAGTACCAGCTCACTCGTTTAAATATGCTGCTACACTACAGGAAAAACAAAAAGGAACTGCTCCTGTTCTTATTCGTGTAGATGTAAACTCAGGACATGGAGCATCCAATACACAAAAGAATATTGAAACTACAGCAGATATCTATTCATTTATATTCTATAACATGAATGTAAAACCTGTGTTCCCACAATAG
- a CDS encoding DUF5723 family protein, giving the protein MKSILLSVIFLSFAHVTVWAQNEKSVFTTHGGAVNAFTRDYQSIGINPASLGLKHTYKIAFSFGELGAGLGSRSLTQSQLNKFVTAIDETPTSEERQSFVDAFANTNALNLTTDVTLWGFSIQIPKVGRVAVSNRQRVLTHIGLNKTFAEILFLGKNASIYQDPTFQDKVLDNEPLVSSAFSGSKLQIAAFTEWNFAYGVTVLDQDDWKLAVGLGYKYVQGIGVLDFVAQDGKLRAYNAMSAVFGVDYGDLPTNDPNFNYVSEKGNFPFYKPAGAGHGFDIGLSAEIGEKVKASLSVTDIGNIKWKNNLLQAQDQPLQPIQSDGMQTFNIFSQAATVLGDGMLTYQSGGTYTASLPTQLRAGIGFSPNEKIDMGVDFALPLNDVAGNLPEYYAGIGIGYKPVSFIRINTGVTSGAGYSINVPVGINFDFGTYEFGFGTRSVNGWLTEKNPYISALFGVLRFKIGKIESEE; this is encoded by the coding sequence ATGAAATCAATTTTACTTTCGGTAATCTTTCTCAGTTTTGCTCATGTCACTGTTTGGGCTCAGAATGAAAAAAGCGTATTTACAACTCATGGTGGAGCTGTAAATGCATTTACCAGAGATTATCAAAGTATCGGCATTAATCCTGCTAGTCTCGGACTCAAACATACTTATAAAATTGCCTTTTCATTTGGAGAACTTGGTGCAGGTCTAGGCTCCAGGTCATTGACTCAGTCTCAACTCAACAAGTTTGTTACGGCTATTGATGAAACTCCTACATCTGAAGAAAGACAATCGTTTGTAGATGCCTTTGCCAATACAAATGCACTCAACTTAACTACAGATGTAACTCTTTGGGGTTTCTCTATTCAAATACCTAAAGTTGGTCGCGTTGCGGTTAGTAACAGACAGAGAGTACTCACTCACATCGGCCTCAACAAAACATTTGCAGAAATCCTTTTTTTGGGAAAAAATGCTTCTATCTATCAGGACCCAACCTTTCAGGATAAGGTACTGGACAATGAACCTCTTGTATCCAGTGCATTTTCAGGAAGCAAGCTACAAATTGCAGCATTTACTGAATGGAATTTTGCATATGGTGTAACTGTACTTGACCAAGATGACTGGAAACTGGCAGTTGGCCTAGGATACAAGTATGTACAAGGGATCGGTGTTCTGGACTTTGTTGCACAGGATGGTAAATTGCGGGCTTACAATGCAATGTCTGCTGTCTTTGGCGTTGATTATGGAGATCTGCCAACAAATGATCCTAACTTTAATTATGTTTCAGAAAAAGGGAACTTTCCTTTTTACAAGCCCGCAGGTGCAGGACATGGATTTGATATTGGTTTATCAGCAGAGATTGGAGAGAAAGTGAAAGCCAGTTTGTCTGTGACAGATATAGGAAATATAAAATGGAAAAATAATTTGTTACAGGCACAAGATCAACCATTACAACCTATACAATCTGATGGGATGCAAACATTTAATATTTTTAGCCAGGCTGCTACAGTTTTAGGAGATGGGATGCTTACTTATCAGTCAGGAGGTACTTATACGGCTTCGTTGCCAACACAACTCCGTGCAGGAATAGGTTTCTCGCCAAATGAAAAAATAGATATGGGAGTTGACTTTGCTCTTCCTTTAAATGATGTAGCAGGTAATCTGCCTGAATACTATGCAGGTATAGGCATTGGATACAAACCTGTATCTTTTATTCGAATCAATACTGGGGTTACCTCGGGAGCTGGCTATAGCATAAATGTACCAGTTGGCATTAACTTTGACTTTGGCACTTATGAATTTGGATTTGGGACACGGAGTGTCAATGGCTGGCTCACAGAGAAAAATCCGTATATATCAGCTCTTTTTGGAGTACTCCGGTTCAAAATTGGTAAAATTGAAAGTGAGGAATAA
- a CDS encoding TerC family protein — MNFEVLLTTEGLVSLLTLTALEIVLGIDNIIFISILADRLPREEQKKARSTGIILALFVRIALLFGISWLVSLKDPIITLLGHGFSGRDLILLSGGLFLLYKSTTEIHEKLEGEEETVSESKRRLSLASAIVQIVLIDIVFSFDSILTAVGLVDQVIIMVTAVVIALIIMLIFSGAIADFVNKRPTIKMLALSFLVMIGVLLIAESFGAHVPKGYVYFSMAFALGVEILNLRMAKKSGRPVRLHSPYRQTAQEEEDSREMPKKGKDPIEAK, encoded by the coding sequence ATGAACTTTGAAGTTCTGCTTACTACTGAAGGATTGGTCAGTCTGTTAACTCTGACAGCGTTAGAGATTGTACTAGGGATTGATAATATTATTTTTATTTCTATTCTGGCTGACCGTTTGCCTCGTGAAGAGCAAAAGAAAGCTCGGTCAACAGGTATTATACTGGCACTTTTTGTTCGTATCGCACTTCTTTTCGGCATATCCTGGCTGGTAAGTCTGAAAGACCCTATAATTACCTTATTAGGACACGGATTTAGTGGCAGAGATTTGATATTGTTATCAGGAGGATTATTTCTTCTGTATAAAAGTACAACCGAGATCCACGAAAAACTGGAGGGGGAGGAAGAAACCGTATCTGAAAGTAAGCGTAGGCTGAGTTTGGCTTCCGCTATAGTTCAGATTGTATTAATAGATATTGTTTTTTCATTCGATTCTATTCTTACCGCTGTTGGTTTGGTAGATCAGGTAATCATCATGGTTACTGCAGTTGTCATTGCATTAATCATTATGCTAATTTTCTCTGGTGCTATTGCCGACTTTGTGAATAAAAGGCCAACCATTAAAATGCTTGCTTTATCATTCCTTGTAATGATTGGCGTTTTACTGATTGCTGAATCTTTTGGGGCACATGTACCTAAGGGATATGTATACTTCTCTATGGCTTTTGCTTTAGGTGTTGAAATCCTGAATCTGCGTATGGCTAAGAAAAGCGGACGTCCTGTACGATTACACAGTCCGTACCGGCAAACAGCTCAAGAAGAGGAGGATAGCAGGGAGATGCCCAAAAAAGGTAAAGATCCAATTGAAGCAAAATAA